In one window of Thermus oshimai DSM 12092 DNA:
- a CDS encoding AAA family ATPase, whose product MRCSCGQKNPPEARFCMACGQALGVTLPRERRWVSVVFFDLVGSTRGFQKGLHPTYEAVQETLTRAAQAARAHGGHVHAFPGDGVLVLFGAPRARGLEAHRALEAALAMVRRSPWPARAGVASGEVLWTPLGDGLAGRPTAVGPVVALAERLSKAAPTGSVLADPATLDLAPGAKAHLLGEEALPGLGPFPLLQVEGVGLQLTPEEEALLDALERDLRTQRRALLTGPPGSGKSFLLEAFLRRKAPGMRLPVAVLERMGPETPLRESLKRAAEELFGEAEGALEGLEGEERTALAYSLGLGERPPWPREVLEERILQAWTASLARLGPFLLVLKDLHLPDRTLARFLERPPEGLFLLVESRKPLWAPHLALKRTRPPLPWTLQPALDGLPHRERKALLALGVLGRATPALLEELVGPFDGQRLEAEGLIRTQGAWLLPLPEVGQAARGLVLEEEAHGWRREAAQRLLAQGAYLLAARLLEEAGEGEKAARVYRALAHAAWNRGHPERALSLYERALRAAPEAMRPALERERQDARASLGLGEGARGGLRAKDPALEAYRRLRKAPSAPELANLLPALKPYPLEATEARLLLAGLLWRGFQPQLALAHLPPPHPHLPPALKAEVEALRAGLLMDLGRHEEAGKILKAPPPPEEREAWARFQATRLRLLLETGRLHEALALGEAAYRQAPHPWLAAALLAASTLRGRFRIDLLEEAHTHPDGRALADLAQALDRWRKGLDPRPLLKEALKAGRTLPNPYVYHLALSTLSLYLWPQSPRKAKALSQHLLYHTHKTGFAVQLELARLLRAQLLLEEGEGVGHLLGFTPSLPFLQAWRAYLLRASGGGGWEERVAPKLRGYGILGEWVRRLWGRGKPVWTWPRR is encoded by the coding sequence ATGCGCTGCTCCTGCGGCCAGAAGAACCCCCCCGAGGCCCGCTTCTGCATGGCCTGCGGCCAGGCCCTGGGGGTCACCCTGCCCCGGGAAAGGCGCTGGGTGAGCGTGGTCTTCTTTGACCTGGTGGGCTCCACAAGGGGGTTCCAGAAGGGCCTCCACCCCACCTATGAAGCGGTGCAGGAAACCCTCACCCGCGCGGCCCAGGCCGCCCGGGCCCACGGGGGCCACGTGCACGCCTTCCCAGGGGATGGGGTCCTGGTCCTCTTCGGCGCGCCCCGGGCGAGGGGCCTCGAGGCCCACCGCGCCCTGGAGGCCGCCCTGGCCATGGTCCGGAGAAGCCCCTGGCCCGCCCGGGCGGGGGTGGCCAGCGGGGAGGTGCTCTGGACCCCTTTGGGGGATGGCCTCGCCGGCCGGCCCACGGCGGTGGGGCCGGTGGTGGCCCTGGCGGAGCGGCTTTCCAAAGCCGCCCCCACGGGAAGCGTCCTAGCGGACCCCGCCACCTTGGACCTGGCCCCGGGGGCGAAGGCCCACCTCCTGGGCGAGGAGGCGCTTCCGGGCCTGGGGCCCTTTCCCCTTCTGCAAGTGGAAGGGGTGGGGCTCCAGCTCACCCCGGAGGAGGAGGCCCTCCTGGACGCCTTGGAAAGGGATCTTCGGACCCAGAGGCGGGCCCTCCTCACGGGGCCCCCGGGAAGCGGGAAAAGCTTCCTCCTGGAGGCCTTCCTGCGGAGAAAGGCCCCGGGGATGAGGCTCCCCGTAGCGGTCCTGGAGCGGATGGGGCCGGAAACCCCCTTGAGGGAAAGCCTGAAACGGGCCGCGGAGGAGCTTTTCGGGGAGGCGGAAGGGGCCCTGGAAGGCCTGGAAGGGGAGGAAAGGACCGCTTTGGCCTACAGCTTGGGGCTTGGAGAACGCCCCCCCTGGCCGCGGGAGGTCCTGGAGGAAAGGATCCTCCAGGCCTGGACCGCAAGCCTGGCCCGGCTCGGCCCTTTCCTTCTGGTCCTCAAGGACCTCCACCTTCCCGACCGCACCTTGGCCCGCTTTCTTGAGCGTCCTCCGGAAGGCCTTTTCCTCCTGGTGGAAAGCCGCAAGCCCCTATGGGCGCCCCACCTGGCCCTAAAACGGACCCGCCCGCCCCTTCCCTGGACCCTGCAGCCCGCCCTGGACGGCCTGCCCCACCGGGAGCGGAAGGCCCTTCTCGCCCTTGGGGTCCTGGGCCGGGCCACGCCAGCGCTTCTGGAGGAGCTGGTGGGGCCTTTTGACGGGCAGCGCCTCGAGGCCGAAGGCCTCATCCGAACCCAAGGGGCCTGGCTTCTGCCCCTCCCCGAGGTGGGGCAGGCGGCCCGGGGGTTGGTCCTGGAGGAAGAGGCCCATGGGTGGCGCCGGGAAGCGGCCCAGCGCCTATTGGCCCAAGGGGCCTACCTCCTCGCGGCCAGGCTCCTGGAGGAGGCCGGGGAGGGCGAAAAGGCGGCCCGGGTGTACCGGGCCCTGGCCCACGCCGCCTGGAACCGGGGGCACCCGGAGCGGGCCCTTTCCCTTTACGAACGGGCCCTAAGGGCGGCCCCAGAAGCCATGAGGCCCGCCCTGGAAAGGGAAAGGCAGGACGCCCGGGCCAGCCTCGGCCTGGGGGAAGGGGCCCGGGGGGGCCTTAGGGCCAAGGACCCCGCCCTCGAGGCCTACCGGAGGCTCCGCAAAGCCCCAAGCGCCCCGGAGCTTGCCAACCTCCTCCCCGCCCTAAAGCCCTACCCCCTGGAGGCCACCGAGGCCCGGCTTCTCCTGGCGGGCCTCCTCTGGCGGGGCTTCCAGCCCCAGCTCGCCCTGGCCCACCTCCCTCCCCCCCATCCCCACCTCCCCCCCGCCTTGAAAGCGGAGGTAGAGGCCCTCCGGGCGGGCCTCCTCATGGACCTGGGGCGGCACGAGGAAGCGGGAAAGATCCTGAAAGCCCCCCCGCCCCCGGAGGAACGGGAGGCCTGGGCCCGCTTCCAAGCCACCCGCCTTAGGCTCCTCTTGGAGACGGGGAGGCTTCACGAGGCCCTGGCCCTGGGAGAGGCGGCCTACCGCCAAGCCCCCCACCCCTGGCTGGCCGCGGCCCTCCTGGCCGCCTCCACCTTAAGGGGCCGATTCCGAATAGACCTCCTGGAGGAAGCCCACACCCACCCCGACGGCCGGGCCCTGGCCGACCTGGCCCAGGCCCTGGACCGCTGGCGGAAGGGCCTAGACCCCAGGCCCCTCCTGAAGGAGGCCCTGAAGGCGGGGCGGACGCTCCCCAACCCCTACGTCTACCACCTGGCCCTCTCCACCTTAAGCCTCTACCTCTGGCCCCAAAGCCCGAGGAAGGCCAAGGCCCTCTCCCAGCACCTCCTCTACCACACCCACAAGACCGGCTTCGCGGTCCAGCTGGAGCTCGCCCGCCTCCTCAGGGCCCAGCTCCTCCTGGAGGAGGGGGAGGGGGTGGGGCACCTCCTGGGCTTCACCCCAAGCCTCCCCTTCCTTCAGGCCTGGCGGGCCTACCTCCTCCGGGCCTCCGGGGGCGGAGGGTGGGAGGAAAGGGTGGCCCCCAAGCTCCGGGGGTACGGTATCCTGGGGGAGTGGGTGCGCAGGCTTTGGGGTAGGGGGAAGCCCGTATGGACGTGGCCCAGGCGGTAG